A section of the Lineus longissimus chromosome 1, tnLinLong1.2, whole genome shotgun sequence genome encodes:
- the LOC135499057 gene encoding very long chain fatty acid elongase 1-like yields MAENNTITLTIFLNTVVGLPSFKTFCAYMFLVLMSPLWQAMTKPVFVRPVLVVYNFICCFVSICTFLGFVYFGFIKSPSIYDMKPAEGLGKVYYLYYFTKNLELMDTVFMVLRHKQRQISFLHVFHHSSMVMLSNFAAAYTPWPAIAFYLSMNSFVHICLYIYYGMAAMCPDDPPQWKKQVTQLQIAQFLIGSCFGVYGYLNHSFCIYSILYALIMTVLFSNFYYHSYVGRPVDLGRKKSKAE; encoded by the exons ATGGCTGAGAATAACACCATTACGTTAACCATCTTCCTCAATACAGTGGTTGGTTTGCCGTCCTTTAAAACGTTCTGTGCCTACATGTTTCTGGTGCTGATGTCGCCTCTGTGGCAGGCCATGACCAAGCCAGTATTCGTCAGACCG GTACTAGTTGTGTACAACTTCATCTGCTGTTTTGTAAGCATCTGCACCTTCCTCGGATTTGTCTATTTCGGTTTCATCAAAAGTCCGTCAATCTACGATATGAAACCCGCAGAGGGCTTGGGAAAAGTGTACTACCTGTACTACTTTACGAAGAACTTAGAACTGATGGACACTGTCTTCATGGTGCTTAGACATAAACAACGCCAGATCTCCTTCCTACACGTGTTTCATCACAGTTCCATGGTAATGCTGAGTAACTTTGCTGCCGCCTACACCCCGTGGCCGGCAATAGCTTTCTACCTCAGCATGAACAGCTTTGTCCATATCTGTCTCTACATCTATTACGGGATGGCCGCCATGTGTCCTGACGACCCACCTCAATGGAAAAAACAAGTCACCCAACTTCAAATAGCCCAGTTCTTGATCGGATCTTGTTTCGGCGTCTACGGGTATCTCAACCATAGTTTCTGCATCTATTCCATTCTGTATGCACTTATCATGACTGTgttattttcaaacttttactaCCATTCCTATGTCGGTAGACCCGTGGATCTTGGGAGAAAAAAAAGCAAAGCGGAATAG